One region of Trachemys scripta elegans isolate TJP31775 chromosome 8, CAS_Tse_1.0, whole genome shotgun sequence genomic DNA includes:
- the LOC117881535 gene encoding SLIT and NTRK-like protein 1 isoform X1, whose product MRSYLSRDQLPGRELWAFILWAGLLLATQLALGTVEDACNCSTTVAFSDFQAAPARQTCCLNFTGAEIGSLDWSLFGGVTGLRELYLSHCGVVDIVNAPGAPGRLEILHLDHNQLEKLPESFLEDAPQLRVLRLDSNKLRKLPKSFLRASTQIQEIHLGFNDLASLPASVFKPSLTRLGLANNSWDCTCALLGDLEKYPPEPPSGDMQGPVVVCSTPERYRSMDIRDIRKQELCRAHSLTALFICLPLVVVLALVAWCFCRQKRKTGYALSRRPECHLATVERNGAKGLAEPHRYIQCEPPTAPAESEKNTLLRNQVLLKPSTALLGSNRDLYEEVEIKLGALDDSFVLVNQGSLSQETGPAGAPAAEELAGSDPEAETVSVTDVLKDSVDREKLYMGQAVDYYNLVPAIELEDSDQQEYETIDLH is encoded by the exons ATGAGGTCATATCTTTCAAGGGACCAGCTGCCTg GTCGCGAGCTGTGGGCATTCATCCTCTGGGCTGGGCTGTTGCTCGCCACGCAACTTGCTCTAGGAACTGTGGAGGACGCCTGCAACTGCAGTACCACCGTGGCCTTCTCGGATTTTCAGGCAGCTCCGGCCCGCCAGACATGCTGTTTGAACTTCACCGGGGCTGAAATTGGCTCCCTGGACTGGAGCCTCTTTGGTGGAGTAACAGGCCTGAGAGAGCTATACCTCTCGCACTGCGGCGTGGTGGACATTGTCAATGCGCCCGGTGCGCCCGGCAGGCTGGAGATCTTGCACTTGGATCACAATCAGTTGGAAAAGCTTCCAGAAAGTTTCCTAGAAGATGCCCCGCAATTGAGGGTCCTTCGTTTGGACAGCAACAAGCTTCGCAAGCTGCCCAAATCCTTCCTGAGAGCTTCCACCCAAATCCAAGAGATTCACCTTGGCTTCAATGACTTGGCCTCCCTTCCCGCCAGTGTCTTTAAGCCCTCTCTCACCAGGCTCGGCCTAGCCAACAATAGCTGGGATTGCACCTGCGCCTTGCTTGGTGACCTGGAGAAGTATCCCCCAGAGCCACCCAGCGGGGACATGCAGGGCCCTGTCGTGGTGTGCAGCACCCCAGAGCGTTACCGCAGCATGGACATCCGAGACATCCGTAAGCAGGAGCTCTGCCGGGCCCACAGCTTGACCGCCCTGTTCATCTGCTTGCCCCTGGTGGTCGTTTTAGCCCTGGTCGCCTGGTGCTTTTGCAGGCAGAAGAGAAAGACGGGCTACGCCCTCAGCCGCAGGCCGGAGTGCCACCTGGCCACAGTGGAGAGGAACGGTGCCAAGGGGCTGGCAGAGCCGCACCGCTACATCCAGTGTGAGCCGCCCACTGCCCCCGCCGAGAGCGAGAAGAACACGCTGCTGAGGAACCAGGTCCTGCTGAAGCCCTCCACCGCCCTGCTGGGGAGCAACAGGGACCTCTACGAAGAGGTGGAAATCAAGCTGGGGGCCTTGGACGATTCCTTTGTGCTGGTCAACCAAGGGAGCCTCAGCCAGGAGACGGGTCCCGCGGGGGCACCGGCGGCAGAGGAGCTGGCGGGCAGCGACCCGGAAGCAGAGACAGTGAGCGTGACGGACGTGCTGAAGGACTCGGTGGACCGAGAGAAGCTCTACATGGGCCAGGCGGTGGATTATTACAACCTGGTGCCTGCCATTGAGTTGGAGGACTCCGACCAGCAGGAGTACGAGACCATTGACCTGCACTGA
- the LOC117881535 gene encoding SLIT and NTRK-like protein 1 isoform X2, with protein sequence MGPAAGGRELWAFILWAGLLLATQLALGTVEDACNCSTTVAFSDFQAAPARQTCCLNFTGAEIGSLDWSLFGGVTGLRELYLSHCGVVDIVNAPGAPGRLEILHLDHNQLEKLPESFLEDAPQLRVLRLDSNKLRKLPKSFLRASTQIQEIHLGFNDLASLPASVFKPSLTRLGLANNSWDCTCALLGDLEKYPPEPPSGDMQGPVVVCSTPERYRSMDIRDIRKQELCRAHSLTALFICLPLVVVLALVAWCFCRQKRKTGYALSRRPECHLATVERNGAKGLAEPHRYIQCEPPTAPAESEKNTLLRNQVLLKPSTALLGSNRDLYEEVEIKLGALDDSFVLVNQGSLSQETGPAGAPAAEELAGSDPEAETVSVTDVLKDSVDREKLYMGQAVDYYNLVPAIELEDSDQQEYETIDLH encoded by the coding sequence GTCGCGAGCTGTGGGCATTCATCCTCTGGGCTGGGCTGTTGCTCGCCACGCAACTTGCTCTAGGAACTGTGGAGGACGCCTGCAACTGCAGTACCACCGTGGCCTTCTCGGATTTTCAGGCAGCTCCGGCCCGCCAGACATGCTGTTTGAACTTCACCGGGGCTGAAATTGGCTCCCTGGACTGGAGCCTCTTTGGTGGAGTAACAGGCCTGAGAGAGCTATACCTCTCGCACTGCGGCGTGGTGGACATTGTCAATGCGCCCGGTGCGCCCGGCAGGCTGGAGATCTTGCACTTGGATCACAATCAGTTGGAAAAGCTTCCAGAAAGTTTCCTAGAAGATGCCCCGCAATTGAGGGTCCTTCGTTTGGACAGCAACAAGCTTCGCAAGCTGCCCAAATCCTTCCTGAGAGCTTCCACCCAAATCCAAGAGATTCACCTTGGCTTCAATGACTTGGCCTCCCTTCCCGCCAGTGTCTTTAAGCCCTCTCTCACCAGGCTCGGCCTAGCCAACAATAGCTGGGATTGCACCTGCGCCTTGCTTGGTGACCTGGAGAAGTATCCCCCAGAGCCACCCAGCGGGGACATGCAGGGCCCTGTCGTGGTGTGCAGCACCCCAGAGCGTTACCGCAGCATGGACATCCGAGACATCCGTAAGCAGGAGCTCTGCCGGGCCCACAGCTTGACCGCCCTGTTCATCTGCTTGCCCCTGGTGGTCGTTTTAGCCCTGGTCGCCTGGTGCTTTTGCAGGCAGAAGAGAAAGACGGGCTACGCCCTCAGCCGCAGGCCGGAGTGCCACCTGGCCACAGTGGAGAGGAACGGTGCCAAGGGGCTGGCAGAGCCGCACCGCTACATCCAGTGTGAGCCGCCCACTGCCCCCGCCGAGAGCGAGAAGAACACGCTGCTGAGGAACCAGGTCCTGCTGAAGCCCTCCACCGCCCTGCTGGGGAGCAACAGGGACCTCTACGAAGAGGTGGAAATCAAGCTGGGGGCCTTGGACGATTCCTTTGTGCTGGTCAACCAAGGGAGCCTCAGCCAGGAGACGGGTCCCGCGGGGGCACCGGCGGCAGAGGAGCTGGCGGGCAGCGACCCGGAAGCAGAGACAGTGAGCGTGACGGACGTGCTGAAGGACTCGGTGGACCGAGAGAAGCTCTACATGGGCCAGGCGGTGGATTATTACAACCTGGTGCCTGCCATTGAGTTGGAGGACTCCGACCAGCAGGAGTACGAGACCATTGACCTGCACTGA